From a region of the Vanessa atalanta chromosome 13, ilVanAtal1.2, whole genome shotgun sequence genome:
- the LOC125068418 gene encoding beta-glucuronidase isoform X1: MNTRLCIMIKSRSSLVIFSIVVSIVNATVPGTASANEINQPQKKKTQFNGGTLYPRATETRDLRRLDGIWNFRRSPTDPEYGYRNGWYEQDLEKTGPIIPMPVPASYNDIGEDASLRDHVGLVWYDRRFHVPPWWSKMEQRVWLRFSSVHYAAQVWVNGKPVTYHEIGHLPFEVEVTDFVSYNSSNLLTVVVDNTLLSDTVPQGSIRDIFVGNTKIRQEQSYTFDFFNYAGIHRSVFLYTTPQAYIDDVIVNTDIQGLTGFVVYNVTYKNTISNTQCLIQLYDKNGTQVAGANDCAGLLELGNANFWWPYLMHPEPGYLYTLRASLLGPLGELIDTYSLKVGIRTVTWSNTTIYLNDKPIYLRGFGMHEDSDLRGKGWDPVLWVKNFNLIKWVGANVFRTSHYPYAEEIYQLADEQGIMIIDECPGVDTDIFTDALLEKHKQSLTELIRRDKNHPSVIMWSISNEPRSQNVKANAYFGNVVKHVKSMDLSRPVTIAIAQNYLIDKSGQHLDVICFNRYNGWYANTGSLLNIAAYVVDEATAWFRKHNKPVIMTEYGADTIAGLHMLPEYVWSEEYQVAVMSEHFKAFDRLRHAGFFSGEFIWNFADFKTAQTITRVGGNKKGIFTRARQPKASAHHLRARYLALAAADAGAAPPAPALYVSDHAPLARSEL, translated from the exons ATGAATACAAGACTTTGT ATAATGATAAAAAGTCGATCAAGCTTAGTCATCTTCTCTATTGTCGTATCAATTGTCAATGCTACCGTTCCGGGAACCGCGAGCGCAAACGAGATTAATCAGccacaaaaaaagaaaactcaATTCAATGGAGGAACCTTGTATCCAAGAGCAACAGAGACCAGAGATTTGAGAAGATTAGATGGTATATGGAACTTCAGAAGATCACCAACAGATCCCGAATACGGTTACCGAAATGGCTGGTACGAACAGGATCTCGAAAAG ACAGGTCCAATTATTCCGATGCCGGTTCCGGCGTCGTATAACGACATTGGCGAGGATGCTTCTCTGAGAGACCACGTCGGCCTGGTGTGGTACGACAGACGTTTCCATGTTCCACCGTGGTGGTCTAAAATGGAACAGCGCGTTTGGCTTAGATTTAGCAGCGTTCATTACGCTGCACAagtt tgggTGAACGGAAAACCTGTGACCTACCATGAAATCGGTCACCTGCCCTTCGAAGTTGAAGTTACTGATTTCGTGAGTTACAACAGCAGCAACCTCCTCACTGTCGTCGTGGACAACACATTACTCAGTGACACTGTGCCACAGGGATCTATACGAGACATTTTTGTAGG GAACACGAAAATTCGTCAAGAACAGTCGTATACATTTGACTTCTTCAACTATGCGGGTATTCACCGCTCCGTGTTCCTTTACACCACGCCGCAGGCTTATATTGACGATGTCATCGTCAACACAGACATACAAGGACTAACTG GTTTCGTAGTCTACAACGTGACGTATAAAAACACGATATCCAACACACAATGCCTCATACAATTATATGATAAGAACGGCACCCAAGTAGCCGGTGCTAATGACTGCGCTGGTCTTTTGGAGCTCGGGAACGCCAACTTTTGGTGGCCCTACCTCATGCACCCAGAGCCTGgctatttatatactttaagg GCATCTCTATTAGGTCCATTAGGGGAATTAATTGATACATACAGTTTGAAAGTAGGTATAAGGACTGTGACGTGGAGCAATACAACGATCTACCTCAATGATAAGCCGATCTATTTAAGAGGGTTCGGTATGCACGAAGATTCCGAT CTACGTGGTAAAGGTTGGGATCCTGTTTTATGGGTGAAGAACTTCAACCTCATCAAATGGGTCGGCGCGAACGTGTTCCGCACTTCTCACTATCCCTACGCTGAAGAAATCTACCAGCTGGCGGACGAACAGGGCATCATGATTATTGACGAATGTCCTGGCGTCGACACTGA TATCTTCACGGACGCACTGCTGGAGAAGCACAAACAGTCTCTGACTGAACTCATCCGGCGAGACAAGAATCACCCTAGTGTCATCATGTGGTCTATCTCCAACGAACCCAGATCTCAGAATGTTAAGGCTAATGCATATTTTGG GAACGTCGTGAAACACGTGAAGTCCATGGATTTGTCAAGACCAGTTACGATTGCAATCGCTCAAAACTACCTCATTGATAAATCG GGTCAGCACTTGGACGTGATTTGCTTCAACCGCTACAACGGCTGGTATGCGAACACGGGCTCGTTGCTGAACATCGCCGCGTACGTGGTGGACGAGGCCACCGCCTGGTTCCGGAAGCACAACAAGCCCGTCATCATGACGGAGTACGGAGCGGACACTATTGCCGGATTGCATATG TTACCAGAATACGTGTGGTCGGAAGAGTACCAAGTAGCAGTAATGTCGGAACACTTTAAAGCTTTCGATCGATTACGACATGCTGGATTTTTCTCTGGGGAGTTCATCTGGAACTTCGCCGACTTTAAGACTGCACAGA CGATAACGCGAGTGGGGGGCAACAAGAAGGGCATATTCACGCGGGCGCGGCAGCCCAAGGCGTCGGCGCACCACCTGCGGGCGCGCTACCTGGCGCTGGCCGCGGCCGACGccggcgccgcgccgcccgcgcccgcgctcTACGTCAGCGACCACGCGCCGCTCGCGCGCTCCGAGCTCTAG
- the LOC125068418 gene encoding beta-glucuronidase isoform X2, whose product MIKSRSSLVIFSIVVSIVNATVPGTASANEINQPQKKKTQFNGGTLYPRATETRDLRRLDGIWNFRRSPTDPEYGYRNGWYEQDLEKTGPIIPMPVPASYNDIGEDASLRDHVGLVWYDRRFHVPPWWSKMEQRVWLRFSSVHYAAQVWVNGKPVTYHEIGHLPFEVEVTDFVSYNSSNLLTVVVDNTLLSDTVPQGSIRDIFVGNTKIRQEQSYTFDFFNYAGIHRSVFLYTTPQAYIDDVIVNTDIQGLTGFVVYNVTYKNTISNTQCLIQLYDKNGTQVAGANDCAGLLELGNANFWWPYLMHPEPGYLYTLRASLLGPLGELIDTYSLKVGIRTVTWSNTTIYLNDKPIYLRGFGMHEDSDLRGKGWDPVLWVKNFNLIKWVGANVFRTSHYPYAEEIYQLADEQGIMIIDECPGVDTDIFTDALLEKHKQSLTELIRRDKNHPSVIMWSISNEPRSQNVKANAYFGNVVKHVKSMDLSRPVTIAIAQNYLIDKSGQHLDVICFNRYNGWYANTGSLLNIAAYVVDEATAWFRKHNKPVIMTEYGADTIAGLHMLPEYVWSEEYQVAVMSEHFKAFDRLRHAGFFSGEFIWNFADFKTAQTITRVGGNKKGIFTRARQPKASAHHLRARYLALAAADAGAAPPAPALYVSDHAPLARSEL is encoded by the exons ATGATAAAAAGTCGATCAAGCTTAGTCATCTTCTCTATTGTCGTATCAATTGTCAATGCTACCGTTCCGGGAACCGCGAGCGCAAACGAGATTAATCAGccacaaaaaaagaaaactcaATTCAATGGAGGAACCTTGTATCCAAGAGCAACAGAGACCAGAGATTTGAGAAGATTAGATGGTATATGGAACTTCAGAAGATCACCAACAGATCCCGAATACGGTTACCGAAATGGCTGGTACGAACAGGATCTCGAAAAG ACAGGTCCAATTATTCCGATGCCGGTTCCGGCGTCGTATAACGACATTGGCGAGGATGCTTCTCTGAGAGACCACGTCGGCCTGGTGTGGTACGACAGACGTTTCCATGTTCCACCGTGGTGGTCTAAAATGGAACAGCGCGTTTGGCTTAGATTTAGCAGCGTTCATTACGCTGCACAagtt tgggTGAACGGAAAACCTGTGACCTACCATGAAATCGGTCACCTGCCCTTCGAAGTTGAAGTTACTGATTTCGTGAGTTACAACAGCAGCAACCTCCTCACTGTCGTCGTGGACAACACATTACTCAGTGACACTGTGCCACAGGGATCTATACGAGACATTTTTGTAGG GAACACGAAAATTCGTCAAGAACAGTCGTATACATTTGACTTCTTCAACTATGCGGGTATTCACCGCTCCGTGTTCCTTTACACCACGCCGCAGGCTTATATTGACGATGTCATCGTCAACACAGACATACAAGGACTAACTG GTTTCGTAGTCTACAACGTGACGTATAAAAACACGATATCCAACACACAATGCCTCATACAATTATATGATAAGAACGGCACCCAAGTAGCCGGTGCTAATGACTGCGCTGGTCTTTTGGAGCTCGGGAACGCCAACTTTTGGTGGCCCTACCTCATGCACCCAGAGCCTGgctatttatatactttaagg GCATCTCTATTAGGTCCATTAGGGGAATTAATTGATACATACAGTTTGAAAGTAGGTATAAGGACTGTGACGTGGAGCAATACAACGATCTACCTCAATGATAAGCCGATCTATTTAAGAGGGTTCGGTATGCACGAAGATTCCGAT CTACGTGGTAAAGGTTGGGATCCTGTTTTATGGGTGAAGAACTTCAACCTCATCAAATGGGTCGGCGCGAACGTGTTCCGCACTTCTCACTATCCCTACGCTGAAGAAATCTACCAGCTGGCGGACGAACAGGGCATCATGATTATTGACGAATGTCCTGGCGTCGACACTGA TATCTTCACGGACGCACTGCTGGAGAAGCACAAACAGTCTCTGACTGAACTCATCCGGCGAGACAAGAATCACCCTAGTGTCATCATGTGGTCTATCTCCAACGAACCCAGATCTCAGAATGTTAAGGCTAATGCATATTTTGG GAACGTCGTGAAACACGTGAAGTCCATGGATTTGTCAAGACCAGTTACGATTGCAATCGCTCAAAACTACCTCATTGATAAATCG GGTCAGCACTTGGACGTGATTTGCTTCAACCGCTACAACGGCTGGTATGCGAACACGGGCTCGTTGCTGAACATCGCCGCGTACGTGGTGGACGAGGCCACCGCCTGGTTCCGGAAGCACAACAAGCCCGTCATCATGACGGAGTACGGAGCGGACACTATTGCCGGATTGCATATG TTACCAGAATACGTGTGGTCGGAAGAGTACCAAGTAGCAGTAATGTCGGAACACTTTAAAGCTTTCGATCGATTACGACATGCTGGATTTTTCTCTGGGGAGTTCATCTGGAACTTCGCCGACTTTAAGACTGCACAGA CGATAACGCGAGTGGGGGGCAACAAGAAGGGCATATTCACGCGGGCGCGGCAGCCCAAGGCGTCGGCGCACCACCTGCGGGCGCGCTACCTGGCGCTGGCCGCGGCCGACGccggcgccgcgccgcccgcgcccgcgctcTACGTCAGCGACCACGCGCCGCTCGCGCGCTCCGAGCTCTAG